In Helianthus annuus cultivar XRQ/B chromosome 3, HanXRQr2.0-SUNRISE, whole genome shotgun sequence, a single window of DNA contains:
- the LOC110928834 gene encoding uncharacterized protein LOC110928834, with protein sequence MEDDLMPGDDIHIESVQQGPRRRQRPPVDTLQGHPYLEFPDGTDAARHCQKLRRMHVGSHASIDWDAMEEIAETPRVRRFIPIDSPWHRLFDLAHTPTYRELLVEFISSFTFHPPGEPVPIPYPGAPPPPEVSFRLAGVQRSMTLAEFAVRCGLYMQEEIETEIYTAGLVVVEKPTLVGFWQVIAGADHWEHDKSKGRVSFVSDPLYRYVRLLLQLL encoded by the exons ATGGAGGACGATCTGATGCCGGGCGATGACATTCACATAGAGTCGGTTCAGCAGGGTCCACGACGGAGACAGCGACCGCCTGTGGATACGTTGCAGGGGCATCCCTATCTAGAGTTTCCCGACGGCACTGACGCCGCCCGTCATTGCCAGAAGCTTAGGAGGATGCACGTTGGATCGCATGCATCGATCGACTGGGATGCGATGGAGGAGATTGCTGAGACGCCGAGAGTGCGTCGGTTTATACCTATCGATTCGCCGTGGCATCGTCTTTTTGATTTGGCGCACACGCCGACCTACAGGGAGCTGCTGGTCGAGTTCATTTCGTCATTCACATTTCACCCTCCTGGGGAGCCAGTGCCGATTCCGTACCCAG GTGCTCCCCCTCCGCCTGAGGTTTCTTTCAGGCTTGCTGGCGTTCAGCGTTCGATGACGCTAGCAGAGTTTGCGGTGCGCTGTGGTTTATACATGCAGGAGGAGATCGAGACTGAGATCTACACAGCGGGGCTAGTGGTGGTTGAAAAACCCACTCTTGTTGGGTTTTGGCAGGTGATTGCGGGGGCGGATCATTGGGAGCATGACAAGTCGAAGGGGAGGGTGTCGTTTGTTAGCGACCCACTATACAGGTATGTACGTTTATTATTGCAATTATTGTGA